The Vairimorpha necatrix chromosome 11, complete sequence sequence CCTGTTCTCCTACGCTGTTCAATCTATTcataaatgatatttttgacgGCATGACAGGATTGAGCGTTCCTCGCTCAAATATAAGCCTGCCCGGACGGATGTTTGCAGATGACATCGTAGTTCTAGGCATTACTCTTGCTGATTTGAAACACAAAGTATGTCAAGTCAGCAGATGGGCAGTTGAGAATCGTATGGAGATCAACTGTGACAAAAGTGGTATCTTAGTATGGGATGCCAGTAATATATCCGAGTCTGTAGATGTCGCTATCAGGACTGACTTTGGAAAAATCGGTGAAGTCGCCGAATACAGGTATTTGGGTgttcttataaaaagatcTACTTTAGAAGAACACCTAGTAAGAGATGGAGCCTTCAGAGGCAAAAAAGCTTTAGAAGTCTTAAAACCAAAGCTTCTAAATAAAGGAATCAATATAGCTTTTAAAggtatattaataaaaaatgtgttTTTTCCCACTAATGTACGGAAGTGAATTATGGGGGATGTCTAGTATAAGGTCTGGTGGGATCAATAGAATCCTAAGAAAAGCGATCCGAATGAAATTTCGAACCAAGATAGTGCCATTAGATAGGATAATGGACGAACTTTGTAGAATAGAGTTCACATACAGGCGGCCCTAAGTAGATTTAGGGCATTAAAGAAGTGGAAACACAATAAAACCATTATCTCGGAATTCATTTACCAACCTCCGAGGGAAAGGAAAACAACGTGGAGTTCGAGGACTAGGCGTTGGTGTAAGAGATATATCGGGAACGATTATGAAAGCATTGCCTACATTACAGGCAAGAACAAGATTTTAGAGGTACTTAAGGCAAGGGGTTCCTACAACATCACCTTGGGTGCTCTAGTAGCAGATAAGTATGGAATCTGTGACTCGCAGATTAAGCACATACTATCAAAAGTAAACAACAGGCAGATCAGGAACTACACCAGGCTTCGGTGTAATTTAGTCAGATGGTCTTCTGCTTTGGCTAATGCCAACAGAATTTCTCCTTTTTATAGGACTCATTGTTTCCTATGTGAGGGAGAACGAGAAGACCTTGAACACTTCTTGTTAGACTGTCCGACGCTCTCTAACACAAGATCTCTATATGAGAATAGAATATCTGAGTTGAGATCTTCAACTCAAACAAAAGAGGAGCTAATAAAGATGATTATTGGCAACATCAATGGCATCAAAGCTTCTTTTGATAAAAGGAAGTCTCTACTTGTAAGAGTAGAGTTCTTAGACAAGATGATTGTACAACGATATATCGTTATACGAGAAAAGGAAAGGCTTGTAAGCCAGAACAGATCTAGAGAAATctagaagaaaaaaaaaacacacTTTTACCTGGGGGAGGTATGGCAAGCTGCTGGTGCCGTAGCATTTACGTTGAACTAGTTAGGTTCTTAACTGACGAGTAGGTCAGACGTGTTATTCTCTTAGAACCCTGCTGAACGCAGGTCACAGATAGGAATGTTTGTGGTTCTAATCCTAagggatattttttctcctACAAGCAAGGCCTTTATGGTATGCTGGTGTGTATCACAAGTTATTGGCTGttgaagtttttatttgctGGGTggcttttctttaataacaataaaagttttttagttttttttttttttttctctaCTTGTAAGAGTAGAGTTCTTAGACAAGATGATTGTACAACGATATATCGTTATACGAGAAAAGGAAAGGCTTGTAAGCCAGAACAGATCTAGAGAAatctagaaaaaaaaaaaaacacacTTTTACCTGGGGGAGGTATGGCAAGCTGCTGGTGCCGTAGCATTTACGTTGAACTAGTTAGGTTCTTAACTGACGAGTGGGTTAGACTTGTTATTCTCTTAGAAACCTGCTGGACGCAGGTCACAGATAGGAATGTTTGTGGTTCTAATCCTAagggatatttttttctcctACAAGCAAGGCCTTTATGGTATGCTGGTGTGTATCACAAGTTATTGGCTGttgaagtttttatttgcaGGGggcttttcttttataacaataaaagaattttagttttttttttaattttctaggtggcttttctttaataacaataaaagttttttagttttttatattatagaCATTTACAAGATTATTAGGTATTGAcgattttaataaataagtAATCATAGACATTTATAATGATATTGTATTCAACTTAAGTTGATGTATTTAAGTTTCTAGCAATATTGATAtcatcaataaattttatactatTCTcggaatttataaatctatcagattattttcttttactattgttttaatattttttaatttcttaatattcatttctaaattatgattttttgattctcttttaaaacatcacatatatctttttttattctttcaATTGTATTAACTCTAATTTTTAGTTCGACATTTAgaataaagatttttatacattcttctttatacttctctattaaatctttattatcTTCATATTCATACCTTTTGACATTATGATCACTAAATGAACtttgtatttaatataatcctttataaattatcgCTTTCAAAACctgtataatatttttaatatcatcaACTAATGCAGTATCTTTAATTGCATTCAATCTTggtcttaatttttttattttgtattgcTTTTATGACTTTTTTAATCTTAAtaacattaatttttacttctaatttttgagaaaatttttcattattatttcaataatatttttatcaagttCAAACATTTCTATAACCCGATTTcgttttattataaaatgttcattaattcttatataaaatatatattccCATTTTGTATACAACCCTGATATCAACATCATGGCATCTATAAACTCATTATTAAACTACATAATATCTTTAAGATTTACTAACACTTCACTAAATATTCTTTGTAAACTGAATTTGTATGTGGAGATATATTTAGACTTttgataattattatttgtatcTTCTggtaaaattgttttactGATAAGTTTTAAACTATAGAATGTTGAATGTCCTagtatataattttcatttatatatttttctgtggccaaaacaaacaaagttTGAATAATTCAATGCACCAATCAGTAGTTAAAGAGCATCTCTtgataaatctttttattaaattttagtgttcaattttttgtcttttactacaatttttatatcatcTTTGTCAACTATTTCTTcgtaaagaaaaatatgtGTGATTATCAAATTCAGAGCAAATTTTGgatcattaaaaattttttccaaaatgaaaaaaactaGATTTCTactttttattagtttaaaaatatctcgatttcttcttttctataaattttacgGATCaaagttaaaatttttctaattcaTCGAAATATTCTTCAGTGATGATAATAGTGTcatctttttctttcaataaataattataagtgtcatttttatgataaaactttacatattttttatctccTACAAGCTCTAAGAATTTTATGTATCTAGGGAAATTATCAGACGATTCCATGTCGAATAATGGCATACTAGACGAGGTATCCCCTTTATATAGTGATTCCCCTGATATGCTACTATTATTTTCTGACGATTCACTTGAATAAACACGAGCATCATCTATTATTTcgttatttttgtattcaATCTTTTCAGCTAGACATTTTACACGAGAATAATCAGTATAAAGAGGCTGATCCGTGtcatttacaaaattattcagttcataaatatttctatgtactttttttttgtattttgtttgtttttgaatattaatttataaaaaaatttcataaaattgATTACAATCAACATCAAAGAAATAACAGATATTTCTGTCGTAAATACCAAATCTAACATAATAGACATTATTATGATATTTGTAAGTTACCGGTATCCATATATTATGAGATCTATCTTgatcaaatattattagttttgacattatataaaaagttgTGTATTTCTCAAAAATGTATTCgtaaattatttcattacgattattttgttttttctttcattattatctttttcaatatgatttaaaattttaacattAAATCGGAAAATTTCCAGTCTTTATCGTTCCAGACCAATATAATATGATCTCTGGGCAATGTTACTATGATATTGTTAATCtagtattttatttgtatgaCTTTCATTTCTACATCATTCATTTTGACAATTAATTACAAAATCTTTTGAAACTTGCTGTAGAGATTCAGTTATATTtccaataatatttaagttGGCGTATTCATATGGTAATGTTACCCTCAAATAGGTTTTATCGCGATAAAATGTGTAAAAATCAtgttgttttattattttgacAATTTTGTCTGTTAAAGTATCGTAAATAAGACTACTATTTTTGACTGATAAAAgccaaaaaatatattgtataCGTTAATAAGGGACAATTtacttattaatttatcaaaaaaattaattaaatgcATATTATCacaaaaattaacaaatatttaCCAAGATTCAATAcaagttaaatttatttacaaatgtAAACTAAGTATTGTTTGAATAATACAATATTGGGAAAGGTAATATCTAGAAATTATAGATCATGTGTAAAcgaaaatttatatgtgTCAATTGTAGTGGAAACAATGACGCGACGGTTTGTCATAAACTTATACAATCACAATATAGATTAATGAGTAATAAACAACTTTAGAATAAcgaatttaatttttaaagatgaGATTAGTTTAATGTAGAGTAAAACCTTTtctgtattttatataaacaatcAAGGCAAGTACGAATCTAAAtgcaaaattaaaatgctTTTTGGCTTGAATGATTTAACAACGTTAGTAGTAACTCAAAAGAACAACAAAAAAGTGACGAGTTTAATGTTAAATAATGCGATAATTGGTTAAGAAATTccatttttcatataaagCAAACATCTAAATTaagattatataatatttattattttataatattttgcaAGAGGCTTGAACTTCGAATTCATAAGTCAGATCGTACCGCTGTTATAACTCTAATTATGTATAAATCAGCAAAGACGATTGAAATTTTCGCCTCTCAACATTATGACATTGTCGAATGAAGGTACATAAAGAGGTTTTTTGCTTAAAGTAAGATTTCAAATCGGCAACTTTCTGCTTTTACTTAACCTATTTTTTGTTGTCTCTACCGAAATATgatacaataaattttcgGGGTTATTTCCTTTGCTGTTTGCATATTTAGAGCTACTTCGTAGGTACATAATGAATttgtattaatattttgtaaatttaactATAAAAGCCTTTGCATACAAGGAAATAAAACTattgatataaaaagtaaagTTTATTCACAACTTTATTACGAGCGCAAgctaaattttattgatttcttttattaattatcaTTTAATAACGCATCAAAATACGTTTTTCAGTTAACAACTTGGCCGCTATGATAAGAAtctgtaaaattttaacacCACAATGACAGAGCATAAACTAGATTAATAACgctaatatatataagagTGTGTTATAAAGAATAGAAACTGTGACGATTAACAaatatgaataaaaaaaactataaggTGTAATTAGatccttttttataatgtgtaaaattaaataaattaataacgGTCAATTTATATcccttttttataaaagggGATCAAGATAAAAAGCAATAAATCAATAAGGATATAAAACTGAATAAAAGTGCtcaaattacaaaaaatctacattaaaatgattgtttgttttcttttcccATTTAGGCTATTAAAAATCGTATACAAGCATTAATCACTggtaattatttattagcATATTCTATTCACAACTATTATATTCCCGTTATGGCTATATTGTGTGATGCATAAACTCCTGTATTCGATTTCTTTTACTGCTAAatttaacaattttttttctctgGATCTCTTTCGCAATGTTTTTGACGTATTACCGACATGTAATTGATAGATTTCATTCTTTGAGTCGATAAGTTACACCAATCCCTCCTGTGTTTGATGTGATACTTGATTTTGATAATAACTTATCATATAATCGTTTAATTACGTTGTAATCTGTAATATATGTGGAACGAAGTTAAGTTATATTTGCAGATTATTTCGATGACTAATCCTCTAAACAATTTTAAgcataaaaagaatattattatttcaataaaagtattattaattaatatttaactTCGAGAAATGTCAACGATTCTTgctttttattatgattatttaaaaaatgtttatataattttaacatTGAATTACACTTAAATTAAGcttaaatacatttttgagctgtaaatttttatatttacatataactttttacttttagtattttttttatttatggactagcgtatgctttcccgtttttgaaaacgggatcTAAGTGTTTAGTTTGCTAATATGTCTTATATccttaaattttgttgagtttccatttttgataactgaatttaaaaagaaaacatgattttgaaaaatactttttagtaacATATAAGGAGTAAACTTAatctaaaaacatttaatagTTATAATGAGATAATTTTGGGAACTTTTAAGCTCAATTTATGACACTtatattcattttctttttttggcaattatttttaaaatttttctagaagggttaaataaattctaaaaaacgattctgacgatattttggaactgagttttacaaaacaaAGAATTGCAATGAAAATGCATTTACATACAGTACACGCACCTATGATAGTCAAAATTCTTCATtgagtttatattttctattgCAATATCACAATAAGCTATAATAAGAAGtttagattttacaaaaccacaaaaaagaggggtaaaaaattaaataaaattcttttatatatatgactagcgtatgctttcccgttttgaaaacgggatcgaaatgtttagttttttaatatgtctTTGATccttgaatttttttgagtTTACATTTTGGGATGATCGAATTTTATAGGATGAAATCatctttttcaaaaatactttttagtagCATATTAGGAGTAAAGTTGAGTTAAAAACACTTTTGAGTCATATTGAAATAATTTCGGGAACTTCTAAACTCAATTTTTGACACttatattcaattttttttggttattgtttttgtgaattttttctagaagggttaaataaattctaaaaaacgattctgacgatattttggaactgagtttcacttaaataataatcaaaattaaaaagtattaactAATAACATACACACTTAGAATAGTCAAATTAAAGcaataaatctatatatgatatttaaataacatAGAAAgcttaaaatatatagtgtggaaatttaaaattgacaaaaaagaagggtaaaaaattaaataaaattcttttatatatatgatctAGGCTAAAGGTGTTAAAAGACCCCCCCCCTCTGAGGGTGTTcactttgtttttttgaacccaaaaaacgaagtgcaaaataaaggagGAGCGGGAAGAtgacaaaaattactaagcaCTCAtgacattaaaaacaagaaataaacaTACTTTAATGtacataattatattttaatttgagAATGTACattcatataaatttataagcattttttacccttaTGATTTATTGGAATTGGGGACCAAAACGCCCCCCTCTGAGGGTGttcattttataattttaaaccCCCCAAAAcgaagtgcaaaataaaggagAAGCAATCATTAGCACCCTAAATACTTGCATCTTTAGACAGtaaaaataccaaatatatatatatatatatatatatatatatatttgtatacgtaatttaatttaaaaaaaaaaatataaccataaaactatataatTCCGAATAACataacatattttatattaaattttttgatttaataatCTGTATAGATTGttgaacatttatttaaatattcttatatgcataatatttataattttaattgttggTATTACAAAGTAGGGTTTGAAGAAAATccctttttataataaaccagcaattaaaaaaaattgaaaaaataaggagggagaaaaaatacaatactataaataattattataactatatttaaaattaattttcgTATTAAAGCatctatttatttgttatttttaatgtcatAAGtgcttagtaatttttgtcaTCTTCCTGCTCctcctttattttgcacttcgtttttggggtttgaaaaaataaagtgaaCACCCCCAGGGGGTCTTTTGGATCCCAGCTCCTAGATCTATATCAATCAATTTCTTTCATGCACATGTGTCAAaccaaaatttataattttttaacacaTGATTTATCTAATTAAAATAACctcctcctttttttttttaaattttgtaaaaggaggaaattttagaatattcACTCTAAAATAAACACTAAAGGggtcaaaaaaaataaaataaacgaTTGGTTGATTTTGACATAATTCGAAATTTGACGTTTATcaaattctatttttaataccAATATGAGGAGGGGTATGATTTTAcactcaaaaaaaattggagTTATTATTAGTATTATTGAACTTATATCTTTGacttctttattaatacttacagaaataatatttgatcATTCTATTATATATGCATCATTGgctatattttatatgttaaTTACACTAGTAGTATCTACTTTCGTGTATTCGTtggtaaaaaatactatttATAATGCTCTAGTCTCTTTTATTTCTCTAATTCTTAGTGTTATAATGactataatattattctttaaaaaaacaacagttagattttattttataaattcaacATCCGCGATCGTTTTATTAAATGCACTAAATAACAAtgatacaaaaataattatgaaaaCCGAAAATGAATACACAAGTAAAGACGCAGTAACAATACTATTGTACCAcgatgaaaaaaaatcacaaatattttatcaaaaagaCGAGAtttcaaaagaaaaaataaaagaaataaaaaaacaatataaaacaaaaataatgaatGCTTGTAGTAAGagaaaagatttaaatgtCCCTGTCACTGTACCCTTACATTATTTAGATCCCCACATAAATCCCGCGACATTAATAGAATATAATGCTATTGTGATTGAtcaaattcatttttctaagtttaaaaaaaacttattgaTTATAGTTGAAGTTcctgataaaaaaatatctaaagaaaaatggatataaaaattttttaaaatacaataaaagcaaaaaaatagaaaaactATCAATAtcctataaaaataatacttATTGTggcttaaaaaatttaggaGCTACATGttattttaatagttttatacaaacaatttttcatattactgaatttagaaaaaaaatttatgaatgTAGACCGTTTGGAATAATTAAgcatttacaaaatttattttattcgATGGAAAATGAAAAAGTTTCTAATCCCGAAGATTTAGCCAGATTAATCATTGATAATGTTAGAATTCACGAGGATATTAATGAATTctcattaaaattttttgatgttCTTAGCAACgaaacaaataataaaacaatatatgAAGCTCTTGATTTATTAACAGGAACTATAAAAGAGACGCGCATGGAAAACGATAAACAAGTTAGTGAAAATTCATatccttttaaaaatatttttttaccgATAAGTAACTCTGATGGAACAATTATTGATAATTTACAAGAATCTTTGATTGCAGAATTTACAAATgataataaatcaaaaaaagaaatagaaaaagcaccagagattttatttttacttattaATCGATTCATTGtggataaaaaaagaaaatcatttgaaaaatataacgGATTGTTTAAATATCCCTTGGAATTAGATATCAGCTCATTTTGTGTCGATAAAACAACTAAAAAGATCTATAGACTACATTCTGTTATACTACATAAAGGTGGGGTTGCCGGCGGTCATTATGTTTGCAATATTCTCATAGATGGTGTCTGGTACAATTTTAATGATGAAATAGTCACTGTCATCAACGAAGAAGAAGCAactaaaagaaattttggGGGTCCCGGAGAAAATTCTGAAGAAATAGGAAATTTTACGGCTTATTACTTAATATAcgttaaaaaagaattaaaatagatatttataattaccTATGAATTTTAACCAATTTCTCAAGCAATTggaatattttatgtttttagtaatttccaattattattttttagtataaaaagtacatttaaaaattataaaaatttt is a genomic window containing:
- a CDS encoding ubiquitin carboxyl-terminal hydrolase 7; the protein is MILHSKKIGVIISIIELISLTSLLILTEIIFDHSIIYASLAIFYMLITLVVSTFVYSLVKNTIYNALVSFISLILSVIMTIILFFKKTTVRFYFINSTSAIVLLNALNNNDTKIIMKTENEYTSKDAVTILLYHDEKKSQIFYQKDEISKEKIKEIKKQYKTKIMNACSKRKDLNVPVTVPLHYLDPHINPATLIEYNAILKFLIKKYLKKNGYKNFLKYNKSKKIEKLSISYKNNTYCGLKNLGATCYFNSFIQTIFHITEFRKKIYECRPFGIIKHLQNLFYSMENEKVSNPEDLARLIIDNVRIHEDINEFSLKFFDVLSNETNNKTIYEALDLLTGTIKETRMENDKQVSENSYPFKNIFLPISNSDGTIIDNLQESLIAEFTNDNKSKKEIEKAPEILFLLINRFIVDKKRKSFEKYNGLFKYPLELDISSFCVDKTTKKIYRLHSVILHKGGVAGGHYVCNILIDGVWYNFNDEIVTVINEEEATKRNFGGPGENSEEIGNFTAYYLIYVKKELK